Proteins encoded within one genomic window of Aerococcus viridans:
- the pflB gene encoding formate C-acetyltransferase yields the protein MNVNPWEGFTGTKWQESIDVRDFIQENYTLYEGDDSFLEGATIETFQLWDQVMELTKAERDAGGILDMDTKVVSTITSHDAGYLNKDVEKVVGVQTDKPFKRSLQPFGGIHMSVQSAEAYGYKIDPEIEHIFTEYRKTHNQGVFDVYTPEMRAARRSGVITGLPDAYGRGRIIGDYRRVALYGVNRLMEEKQKDFANIGNGQMNEEVMRLREEVSEQYRALQDLIELGNIYGFDLTRPAETAQEAFQWLYLGYLAAIKEQNGAAMSLGRTSTFLDIYIERDLATGVLSEKDAQELVDHFVMKLRLVKFSRTPDYNQLFSGDPTWVTEAIGGVGIDGRPLVTKNSFRFLHTLSNLGPAPEPNLTVLWSPSLPTHFKRFVAKMSIDTSAIQYENDDIMRPIYGDDYAIACCVSAMEVGKQMQFFGARANLAKALLYAINGGVDEMSKAQVGPSYRAITSEYLEYDEVMERYDDMLEWLAGLYINSLNVIHYMHDKYSYESIEMALHDTNVKRTMATGIAGFSVAIDALSAIKYAKVKTIRDENGLVVDYEIEGEFPQYGNNDKRADEIGVDLLKAFMTKVKKHPTYRDAIHTTSILTITSNVVYGKKTGNTPDGRREGEPFAPGANPMHGRDTHGALASLLSVAKMPYEYALDGISNTFSIIPKALGKDEEIQKDNLVNMLDGYIKEGGHHLNVNVFNRETLLDAMDHPEEYPQLTIRVSGYAVNFIKLTREQQMDVINRTMHSSM from the coding sequence ATGAATGTTAATCCTTGGGAAGGTTTTACAGGGACTAAATGGCAAGAGTCAATTGATGTTAGAGATTTTATTCAAGAGAATTATACTTTATACGAAGGTGATGATTCATTCTTAGAAGGTGCAACGATTGAAACTTTCCAATTATGGGATCAAGTAATGGAACTAACAAAAGCAGAACGTGATGCTGGTGGCATTCTAGATATGGATACTAAAGTTGTATCAACAATTACGTCACATGATGCGGGTTACCTGAACAAAGACGTTGAAAAAGTTGTGGGTGTTCAAACTGACAAACCTTTCAAACGTAGTTTACAACCATTCGGTGGAATCCATATGTCTGTTCAATCTGCAGAAGCATATGGCTACAAGATTGATCCAGAAATTGAACATATCTTTACAGAGTACCGCAAAACTCATAACCAAGGTGTATTTGATGTATACACACCTGAGATGCGTGCTGCTCGTCGTTCAGGAGTAATTACAGGACTTCCAGATGCTTACGGTCGTGGACGTATTATCGGAGATTACCGTCGTGTTGCATTATACGGAGTAAACCGTTTAATGGAAGAGAAACAAAAAGACTTCGCAAATATTGGTAACGGACAAATGAACGAAGAAGTTATGCGTCTACGTGAAGAAGTTAGTGAACAATACCGTGCCTTACAAGATTTAATTGAATTAGGTAATATTTACGGCTTTGATTTAACTCGTCCAGCTGAAACAGCGCAAGAAGCATTCCAATGGTTATACTTAGGATACTTAGCGGCAATTAAAGAACAAAATGGGGCAGCAATGTCATTAGGTCGTACATCTACATTCCTAGATATCTATATTGAACGTGATCTTGCTACAGGTGTGCTTTCAGAAAAAGATGCGCAAGAATTAGTTGACCATTTCGTTATGAAATTACGTCTAGTTAAATTCTCACGTACACCTGATTACAACCAATTATTCTCAGGAGATCCAACTTGGGTCACTGAAGCAATCGGTGGTGTTGGGATTGATGGACGACCACTAGTAACTAAAAACTCATTTAGATTCTTACATACATTATCAAACTTAGGACCAGCACCAGAACCAAACTTAACTGTGTTATGGTCACCAAGCTTACCAACTCATTTCAAACGATTTGTTGCGAAGATGTCTATTGACACATCAGCCATTCAATATGAAAATGACGACATTATGCGTCCAATTTACGGTGATGACTATGCCATCGCATGTTGTGTGTCAGCGATGGAAGTTGGTAAACAAATGCAATTCTTCGGTGCGCGCGCGAACTTAGCAAAAGCATTATTATATGCAATCAACGGTGGTGTCGACGAAATGTCGAAAGCACAAGTTGGACCAAGCTATCGAGCAATTACTTCAGAATACTTAGAATATGATGAAGTGATGGAACGTTATGATGACATGTTAGAATGGTTAGCAGGATTGTATATCAATTCATTAAACGTTATCCACTATATGCACGATAAATACAGCTATGAAAGTATCGAAATGGCTTTACATGATACAAATGTAAAACGTACGATGGCTACAGGTATTGCTGGATTCTCAGTTGCAATTGATGCTTTATCAGCAATCAAATATGCAAAAGTTAAAACAATCCGTGATGAAAATGGTCTAGTTGTCGATTATGAAATCGAAGGTGAATTCCCACAATACGGTAATAACGATAAACGTGCCGATGAGATCGGTGTTGATTTACTTAAAGCATTCATGACTAAAGTTAAGAAACATCCAACATACCGTGATGCTATCCATACAACATCAATCTTAACTATTACATCAAACGTTGTTTACGGTAAGAAAACTGGTAACACGCCAGACGGTCGTCGTGAAGGAGAGCCATTTGCTCCTGGAGCGAACCCAATGCACGGACGTGATACTCATGGGGCGTTAGCAAGTTTACTTTCAGTTGCTAAGATGCCTTACGAATATGCTTTAGATGGAATTTCAAATACATTCTCAATCATTCCAAAAGCATTAGGTAAAGATGAAGAAATTCAAAAAGATAACTTAGTGAATATGTTAGACGGATACATTAAAGAAGGTGGACACCACTTAAACGTTAACGTGTTTAACCGTGAAACGTTATTAGATGCGATGGATCACCCAGAAGAATATCCACAATTAACTATCCGTGTATCTGGTTATGCTGTAAACTTCATCAAATTAACTAGAGAGCAACAAATGGATGTTATTAACCGTACAATGCACAGTTCAATGTAA